From Woronichinia naegeliana WA131, the proteins below share one genomic window:
- the ppc gene encoding phosphoenolpyruvate carboxylase: MNLNPVTVDTPVTASPAPEELVLYHRLSLVETLWEKVLQSECGQELVDLLNELRSWRSPEEQDLGKAENLLEEVTERIEKLELDDAIRAARAFALYFQLINIVEQHYEKREQERNRWEATQQLSFAEEAGNEERVIPYRDLGFTKKGEGEDASSMQVGTFHWLFAELKYLNVPPQQIQRLVDQLDIRLVITAHPTEIVRHTIRRKQRRIDRVLRKLDQLQSTFSTSDWLNTWETKAVIEQLTEEIRFWWRTDELHQFKPTVLDEVDYSLHYFDEVLFTAIPELSKRLGQAIRDNFPWLRAPKASFCYFGTWVGGDRDGNPFVTPEVTWQTACYQRNLVIKKYLHSIGELTAVLSPSIHWSKVSQELLDSLERDRIQLPEVYDEVSLRYRQEPYRMKLAYVQRRLENTLHRNKRLGNPDERQIVAKITNQPHYASGQVFLEDLQMIQRNLGETGLSCLELENLITQVEVYSFNLAQLDFRQESSRHAEAIAEIGSYMGVLACPYEQMSEQDKINWLEMELQTRRPLIPQEMPFSERTCETVETLRTLRHLQQEFGIEICHTYIISMTNDASDVLEVLLLAKEAGLYDPATSANSLRIVPLFETVEDLKHAPEVMATLYELPCYRAALAGSYKVFAEYQANLAPANSFGNDVVLQPSHLQEIMVGYSDSNKDSGFLSSNWEIHKAQKALQAVSQDYGILLRLFHGRGGSVGRGGGPAYKAILAQPAGTVNGRIKITEQGEVLASKYSLPELALYNLETLTTAVIQASLLKSGFDYIEPWNRIMEELSASSRQIYRGLIYEEPDFVDFFMSVTPIPEISELQISSRPARRKSGKRDLSTLRAIPWVFSWTQSRFLLPAWYGVGTAIKNFIDQDPVKNLKLLRYFYIKWPFFNMVISKVEMTLSKVDLVIAHHYVKELSPAEDLERFERLFQRIAEEYHLTCQLILQITGHQNLLDGDRSLQGSVQLRNRTIVPLGFLQISLLKRLRLVTQEAESSGVRYRRYSKEELLRGALLTINGIAAGMRNTG, translated from the coding sequence ATGAATCTCAATCCTGTTACTGTGGATACTCCTGTCACCGCCTCACCGGCACCGGAAGAATTAGTCCTCTACCATCGTCTTTCCCTGGTCGAAACTCTCTGGGAAAAGGTTTTACAAAGTGAATGTGGTCAAGAATTAGTCGATCTGCTCAATGAGCTACGTTCCTGGCGATCGCCGGAGGAGCAAGATCTAGGCAAAGCTGAAAATCTTTTAGAGGAAGTGACAGAGCGGATTGAGAAGTTGGAACTAGATGATGCCATTCGAGCCGCCAGAGCCTTCGCGCTTTATTTTCAATTAATTAATATTGTTGAACAGCATTACGAGAAACGAGAACAGGAACGCAATCGTTGGGAGGCGACCCAGCAACTTTCCTTTGCCGAGGAAGCCGGCAACGAAGAACGGGTTATACCTTATCGGGATCTCGGTTTTACCAAAAAGGGAGAGGGAGAAGATGCCAGTTCGATGCAGGTGGGAACCTTTCATTGGTTATTTGCTGAACTGAAATACCTGAATGTTCCGCCGCAACAAATTCAACGTTTGGTTGATCAACTAGATATTCGACTCGTGATCACCGCTCACCCCACGGAGATTGTTCGTCATACCATTCGCCGCAAACAACGTCGTATTGATCGCGTCTTGCGTAAATTGGATCAACTCCAGAGCACTTTCTCGACCTCTGATTGGCTCAACACCTGGGAAACCAAAGCTGTGATTGAACAGTTAACCGAGGAAATTCGTTTCTGGTGGCGAACCGATGAGCTACATCAATTTAAGCCAACGGTGTTGGATGAAGTGGATTATTCGCTCCACTATTTTGATGAAGTATTATTTACGGCTATCCCTGAACTCTCCAAACGATTGGGACAGGCAATTCGCGATAACTTTCCCTGGTTACGAGCACCAAAAGCAAGTTTCTGTTATTTTGGTACATGGGTAGGGGGCGATCGCGATGGCAACCCTTTTGTCACACCGGAAGTGACCTGGCAAACGGCCTGTTATCAACGCAATCTAGTCATTAAAAAATATTTACATTCCATTGGTGAACTGACAGCAGTACTTAGCCCTTCTATTCATTGGAGTAAGGTTTCCCAGGAACTTCTTGATTCTCTAGAACGCGATCGCATCCAATTACCGGAAGTCTATGACGAGGTTTCGCTGCGCTATCGTCAGGAACCCTATCGTATGAAGTTGGCCTATGTGCAACGCCGTTTAGAAAATACCCTGCATCGCAATAAACGTCTGGGCAATCCCGATGAACGTCAGATTGTTGCCAAAATCACCAATCAACCCCACTATGCCTCTGGGCAAGTCTTTTTAGAAGATCTGCAAATGATTCAGCGCAATCTAGGGGAAACGGGTTTAAGTTGTTTAGAACTGGAAAATTTGATTACCCAGGTGGAAGTTTATAGTTTTAATCTGGCCCAGTTGGATTTTCGCCAAGAATCCTCTCGTCATGCTGAGGCGATCGCGGAAATAGGCTCCTACATGGGAGTGTTGGCCTGTCCCTATGAACAAATGTCAGAGCAGGACAAAATTAATTGGCTAGAAATGGAATTACAAACCCGACGGCCCCTCATTCCCCAGGAAATGCCTTTTTCTGAACGCACCTGTGAAACCGTTGAAACCCTACGAACTCTACGTCACTTACAACAGGAATTTGGCATTGAGATTTGCCATACCTACATCATTAGTATGACCAATGATGCCAGTGACGTACTAGAAGTTTTACTGTTAGCCAAGGAAGCGGGGCTTTATGATCCGGCCACTAGTGCCAATTCCCTACGGATTGTTCCTCTCTTTGAAACCGTAGAAGATCTCAAACATGCTCCTGAAGTCATGGCAACGCTATATGAGCTACCCTGCTATCGGGCGGCTCTGGCGGGCAGTTATAAAGTGTTTGCAGAATATCAGGCCAACTTGGCACCCGCGAACTCCTTTGGGAATGATGTCGTTCTGCAACCGAGTCATCTCCAGGAAATCATGGTGGGGTATTCCGATAGCAATAAAGATTCGGGCTTTTTAAGTAGTAACTGGGAAATTCATAAGGCCCAAAAAGCTCTCCAGGCTGTCTCTCAAGACTATGGTATTTTGCTAAGGCTCTTTCATGGTCGAGGCGGATCGGTCGGTCGAGGCGGTGGCCCAGCCTACAAAGCAATTTTGGCTCAACCGGCTGGAACCGTCAATGGTCGTATTAAGATTACCGAACAGGGGGAAGTCCTTGCCTCTAAATATTCCCTGCCGGAACTGGCTCTCTATAATTTGGAAACCCTCACGACGGCGGTCATTCAAGCCAGTTTACTGAAAAGTGGTTTTGACTATATTGAGCCTTGGAACCGCATTATGGAAGAATTATCGGCTTCTTCTCGTCAAATTTATCGCGGTTTAATTTATGAAGAGCCAGATTTTGTGGATTTCTTCATGTCCGTTACGCCCATTCCCGAAATTAGCGAATTACAAATTAGTTCTCGTCCGGCCCGTCGTAAGAGTGGTAAACGAGACCTCAGTACTTTGCGAGCCATTCCCTGGGTCTTTAGTTGGACACAGAGTCGTTTTCTGTTACCGGCTTGGTATGGAGTCGGTACGGCGATTAAAAACTTTATCGATCAAGATCCGGTTAAAAATCTTAAATTGTTGCGCTATTTCTATATCAAATGGCCTTTCTTTAATATGGTGATTTCCAAGGTGGAGATGACCCTTTCTAAGGTGGATTTGGTCATTGCCCATCACTATGTTAAGGAACTCTCGCCCGCCGAGGATCTCGAACGCTTTGAACGTTTATTTCAACGTATTGCCGAAGAGTATCATCTGACTTGTCAGTTAATTTTACAAATTACGGGCCATCAAAATCTGCTGGACGGCGATCGCAGTCTTCAGGGATCGGTGCAGTTACGCAATCGCACTATTGTACCGTTAGGATTTTTGCAAATTTCTTTACTGAAACGGTTACGGTTAGTGACCCAGGAAGCGGAATCCAGTGGGGTACGTTACCGTCGCTATTCCAAGGAAGAACTATTGCGAGGAGCATTGTTGACAATTAATGGTATTGCGGCCGGAATGCGGAATACGGGTTGA